In Nitrospirota bacterium, the following are encoded in one genomic region:
- a CDS encoding phosphatidylglycerol lysyltransferase domain-containing protein, which yields MNQTDSKRPGTLIPVIPLPQYVPSRACFQCDVCCRFPEPDSFLRPYFTREEIQRAVAHGVGPSQFPDPAGCQVALVPNPVGEGYLCPAFDHSASRCRIYEARPLDCQLYPLAVMWSADRSQVVLGWDTKCPFLQTGEGRGVGGEGTEFSPLPRASGPVSELEAYADRIADLIERDETRDIFAGHPRLVGRFQEDVVVVKPLPKLTERLVRREGHPLHFSERRVPGVKSVPPSSPITHHPSPITLHPLELADRPRFEQAMRSFPTPLAAYAFAPHFIWRSLLTYSWTEIAGQVCLFAEYGDGFYMPLPPLPAELGTGREARGTGCDSFLWPSASNLAPILSACFKFMRKRNRGSAVTRVENVSEELKPVFESLGYPVKPKDPDYLYRTADLAGLKGDRYKSQRAACNRVVRTRRVRYGPYEEGLREECLALFRQWTEQKRRATHDPVARQMLADAEAAHREAFAHHRALGLVGRVARVDGVVRAYTFGFERSPSVFCVLLEVADRTLPGLAQFLFRESCRETAALGYEFVNTMDDSGLPSLARSKRDYHPVRLVPSFIATES from the coding sequence ATGAATCAGACGGACTCGAAGCGGCCGGGCACGCTCATCCCCGTGATTCCGCTGCCGCAATACGTGCCCAGCCGGGCCTGTTTCCAGTGCGATGTCTGCTGCCGCTTCCCGGAGCCGGACAGTTTCCTGCGCCCGTACTTCACCCGGGAGGAGATCCAGCGGGCAGTCGCCCACGGGGTCGGGCCGTCCCAGTTTCCCGACCCTGCCGGCTGTCAGGTGGCGCTCGTCCCCAATCCGGTCGGGGAAGGCTACCTCTGCCCGGCGTTCGATCACTCCGCTTCCCGGTGCCGCATCTACGAGGCGCGCCCGCTCGACTGCCAGCTCTATCCGCTGGCGGTCATGTGGAGCGCCGACCGGAGCCAAGTGGTGCTGGGCTGGGATACCAAGTGTCCTTTCTTGCAAACAGGCGAGGGGCGAGGGGTGGGGGGCGAGGGGACCGAGTTTTCCCCCTTGCCTCGTGCCTCTGGCCCCGTGTCCGAGCTTGAGGCGTACGCCGATCGGATCGCGGACCTGATCGAGCGGGACGAGACGCGGGACATCTTCGCCGGACATCCACGGCTCGTCGGCCGGTTCCAGGAGGATGTCGTCGTCGTCAAGCCGCTCCCGAAGCTCACCGAACGGCTCGTGAGGCGTGAAGGGCACCCGTTGCATTTCTCGGAGCGACGGGTCCCCGGCGTCAAGAGCGTTCCTCCTTCTTCACCCATCACCCATCACCCATCACCCATCACATTGCATCCTCTTGAACTCGCCGACCGGCCCCGGTTCGAGCAGGCGATGCGGTCCTTTCCAACGCCGCTCGCCGCCTACGCCTTCGCGCCCCATTTCATCTGGCGGTCGCTGCTGACCTATTCGTGGACCGAGATCGCCGGCCAGGTTTGCCTGTTCGCTGAATATGGGGACGGGTTCTACATGCCCCTCCCGCCGCTGCCTGCTGAGTTAGGCACGGGGCGCGAGGCGCGAGGCACGGGGTGTGATTCGTTCCTCTGGCCTAGCGCTTCGAACCTTGCGCCCATTCTGTCCGCATGTTTCAAATTCATGCGGAAAAGGAATCGCGGCTCGGCCGTCACCCGAGTCGAGAACGTGTCGGAAGAACTGAAGCCGGTCTTCGAGTCGCTGGGCTATCCGGTGAAGCCCAAGGACCCGGACTATCTCTACCGGACCGCCGACCTGGCCGGTCTCAAGGGGGATCGGTACAAGTCGCAGCGCGCCGCCTGCAACCGGGTCGTCCGGACCAGACGGGTCCGGTACGGACCTTACGAGGAGGGGCTTCGGGAAGAGTGCCTGGCCCTGTTCCGGCAATGGACGGAGCAGAAGCGCCGGGCGACCCATGACCCCGTCGCGCGGCAGATGCTGGCCGACGCGGAAGCGGCCCATCGCGAAGCCTTCGCGCACCATCGCGCGCTGGGGCTCGTCGGTCGCGTCGCACGGGTGGACGGCGTGGTGCGCGCCTATACCTTCGGCTTCGAACGGTCCCCGTCCGTGTTTTGTGTCCTGCTGGAAGTCGCAGACCGGACGCTCCCCGGGCTGGCCCAGTTTCTCTTTCGGGAGTCTTGCCGCGAGACGGCCGCCCTCGGCTACGAGTTCGTCAACACCATGGACGACTCGGGGCTCCCGAGCCTGGCGCGATCCAAGCGGGACTACCATCCGGTTCGGCTCGTCCCGAGCTTCATCGCAACGGAGTCGTAA
- a CDS encoding ATP-binding protein, with protein sequence MKLLQLIRPPDGWRIGTKLMVFTVPPVILVASLAAWAVWVRNEANLQEKLTQRARSLSNQIMAEREYYASVVVPKVQELGGTFGADYRQVHGRLPLPATLLREVSEILTGANPEGFAARLVSPWPINPAMGLTDEFQREAFAYLAAQPSGEYVRTEVMAGRPVLRVLRADRASAQSCVDCHNAHPQSPRRDFKLHDVMGGLEIVLPIGRYVQESRRDLLFTVAGGAGLCLLVLGVIALGTRRTISRPLALLAGLMEPAGGAGGGGSAPVFAPRGDEIGHLTDRFKELKKLVEAQQEELREANLRLEQRVAERTKALQVLEEQYRATVTSLPVSVVRLGKDFTVQFANRTFYRTFDRSPEETVGRPIGEAFPADRIEEVLGAVRLDRAGSGEVEVECLMPADRRHLFRLSVSCIGEPESGERVVVIEDQTERKRMEQQLRQADKLAALGTLLGGVAHELNNPLFIISGHAQLARSRLDRATTEGLQEDLAAIYEATHRASAIVSRFLGVARTAGGRREVCHVPGLIARTLELMANDLSIHQIAVRTNLPPDLPRVLADPQDLTQVLLNLMTNARQAMATAHGRGTLTVSASLADDAGTRGRGDAEKERQGDREIAASPLRPFPVSGREGGWVEVRVGDDGPGITPENQARIFEPFFTTKPIGEGTGLGLAICHRIVTELGGTLTVESDLGRGATFVIRLPVLVLEEAPGGSRPGAKDEASDREGRAPT encoded by the coding sequence GTGAAGCTCCTGCAACTCATACGTCCGCCCGACGGGTGGCGGATCGGCACCAAGCTGATGGTGTTCACGGTCCCGCCCGTCATCCTCGTGGCGAGCCTGGCGGCCTGGGCGGTCTGGGTGCGGAATGAGGCCAACCTGCAGGAGAAGCTGACGCAGCGGGCCAGGAGCCTGTCCAACCAGATCATGGCGGAGCGGGAATATTACGCCTCCGTAGTCGTGCCCAAGGTCCAGGAGCTGGGCGGGACGTTCGGGGCCGACTACCGGCAGGTACACGGCCGCCTGCCGCTGCCGGCCACGCTGTTGCGCGAGGTCTCCGAGATTCTCACCGGCGCCAATCCGGAGGGGTTCGCGGCGCGCTTGGTCAGCCCCTGGCCGATCAACCCGGCCATGGGGCTGACGGACGAGTTCCAGCGCGAGGCCTTCGCCTATCTGGCCGCCCAGCCGTCCGGCGAGTACGTCAGGACCGAGGTCATGGCCGGCCGTCCCGTGCTGCGCGTGCTGCGGGCGGACCGGGCTTCCGCCCAGTCGTGCGTGGATTGTCACAACGCGCATCCGCAGAGTCCCAGACGCGACTTCAAGCTTCACGACGTGATGGGCGGCCTCGAGATCGTGCTGCCCATAGGGCGGTACGTGCAGGAGAGCCGTCGGGACCTCCTCTTCACGGTGGCCGGCGGGGCCGGCCTCTGTCTGCTGGTGTTGGGGGTGATCGCGCTGGGGACCAGGCGGACCATCTCGCGACCCCTGGCCCTGCTGGCCGGCTTGATGGAGCCGGCCGGCGGCGCGGGCGGAGGAGGCTCCGCGCCGGTCTTTGCGCCGCGGGGAGACGAAATCGGACACCTCACCGACCGGTTCAAAGAGCTCAAGAAGCTCGTCGAGGCGCAGCAGGAGGAACTCCGGGAAGCCAACCTGCGGCTGGAGCAGCGGGTCGCCGAGCGGACCAAGGCGCTGCAGGTGCTGGAGGAGCAGTACCGCGCGACCGTGACCTCCCTCCCCGTGTCGGTCGTGCGCCTGGGCAAGGATTTCACCGTCCAGTTCGCCAACCGGACGTTCTACCGGACCTTCGACCGGTCTCCCGAAGAGACCGTCGGGCGCCCGATCGGGGAGGCTTTTCCCGCGGACAGGATCGAGGAGGTCCTGGGGGCGGTCCGGTTGGACCGGGCAGGCTCCGGCGAGGTCGAGGTGGAATGCCTGATGCCCGCCGACAGGCGGCATCTCTTCCGGTTAAGCGTGAGCTGCATCGGAGAGCCGGAGAGCGGCGAGCGCGTGGTCGTCATCGAGGACCAGACCGAGCGCAAGCGGATGGAGCAGCAGCTCCGGCAGGCGGACAAGCTGGCGGCGCTGGGCACGCTCCTCGGCGGCGTCGCCCACGAGCTCAACAACCCGTTGTTCATCATCAGCGGACACGCGCAGTTGGCGAGGAGCCGGCTGGATCGGGCGACCACCGAGGGGCTGCAGGAGGATCTGGCGGCGATCTACGAAGCGACCCACCGGGCCTCGGCGATCGTGAGCCGGTTTCTCGGGGTGGCCCGCACCGCCGGCGGCCGCCGCGAGGTGTGCCACGTCCCCGGCCTGATCGCCAGGACGCTGGAACTGATGGCCAACGACCTGAGCATCCATCAGATCGCCGTCCGCACGAACCTGCCGCCGGACCTGCCGCGCGTCCTCGCCGACCCCCAGGATCTCACGCAGGTCCTGCTCAACCTGATGACGAACGCCCGGCAGGCCATGGCCACCGCGCACGGACGCGGCACGCTGACGGTGTCCGCTTCTCTGGCCGACGACGCGGGGACGCGGGGACGCGGAGACGCGGAGAAGGAGCGACAGGGTGATCGAGAAATCGCCGCGTCCCCCCTTCGCCCCTTCCCCGTGTCGGGTCGTGAAGGCGGGTGGGTCGAGGTTCGCGTCGGCGACGACGGGCCCGGCATCACGCCGGAGAACCAGGCCCGGATCTTCGAGCCCTTTTTCACGACCAAGCCGATCGGCGAGGGAACCGGGTTGGGGTTGGCGATCTGCCACCGCATCGTGACGGAGCTGGGAGGGACCTTGACGGTCGAGAGCGACTTGGGGCGGGGAGCCACCTTCGTCATCCGGCTGCCGGTCCTGGTGCTGGAGGAGGCGCCTGGTGGATCGCGCCCCGGTGCGAAAGATGAGGCATCGGACCGGGAGGGCCGTGCGCCGACTTGA
- a CDS encoding CbbQ/NirQ/NorQ/GpvN family protein, whose product MSRQGEQTRSKGHELEIDRYRIRQEPFYADVRGETDLFTIAAGSKMPVMLKGPTGCGKTRFVQHMAYRLGRPLITVACHEDLTASDLVGRFLLKGQETVWVDGPLTLGVKHGAIVYLDEIVEARKDTTVIIHPLSDDRRLLPIEKKGQVVEAVDDFMLVISYNPGYQSVLKDLKQSTKQRFMAIEFSYPPREIETRVIEHEAGVDRDTAIKLVKLGEKVRNLRNHGLEEGVSTRLLIYAGSLIRKGIEPARACEAAVAKPITDDPDMQRSIQELVKAIF is encoded by the coding sequence ATGAGCCGGCAGGGGGAACAGACGCGGAGCAAGGGGCACGAGCTGGAGATCGACCGGTACCGCATCCGGCAGGAGCCCTTCTACGCCGACGTGCGCGGCGAGACCGACCTCTTCACGATTGCGGCCGGGAGCAAGATGCCGGTGATGCTCAAGGGCCCGACCGGCTGCGGGAAGACGCGCTTCGTCCAGCACATGGCCTATCGGCTCGGCCGTCCGCTCATTACGGTGGCCTGCCACGAGGACCTCACGGCCTCCGATCTGGTGGGGCGATTCCTGCTGAAGGGACAGGAGACGGTCTGGGTGGACGGGCCGCTGACGCTCGGGGTGAAGCACGGCGCGATCGTCTACCTGGACGAGATCGTGGAGGCGAGGAAGGACACGACCGTCATCATCCACCCGTTGAGCGACGACCGGCGGCTGCTGCCGATCGAAAAGAAGGGCCAGGTGGTCGAGGCGGTGGACGACTTCATGCTGGTCATCTCCTACAACCCCGGCTACCAGAGCGTGCTCAAGGACCTGAAGCAGAGCACCAAACAGCGGTTCATGGCGATCGAGTTCTCGTATCCGCCGCGCGAGATCGAGACGCGGGTCATCGAGCACGAGGCGGGCGTGGACCGGGACACGGCGATCAAGCTGGTCAAGCTGGGGGAGAAGGTGCGCAATCTCCGGAATCACGGGCTCGAGGAAGGGGTCAGCACGAGGCTGCTCATCTACGCTGGCTCCTTGATTCGAAAAGGCATCGAGCCGGCCCGGGCCTGCGAGGCGGCGGTAGCCAAGCCGATCACCGACGATCCGGACATGCAGCGCAGCATCCAGGAACTGGTGAAGGCGATTTTCTAG
- a CDS encoding glycerophosphodiester phosphodiesterase family protein has translation MNGFPLVIAHRGASGLAPENTALAVARAIALGADMVEVDVRLTRDGHPVILHDPVIGRTVRWPTGSAGARPVRRRIANLTLAHIRRMDAGSWWSHACAGLPVPTLDDVLDQCAGRIAVNLDVKGGRDMRAAARRRLVAHLERALLARHAKDWVLISSEDLRLLSLVRTAMPAAWLGVLVGPASRLPQAVRAARRLKAWSLHLPLALINPELVRSVHAEGLRLLVYTVNRTPSLRRLIRLGADGVFTDWPDRLLAARGVPLAKPISKPARDRQ, from the coding sequence ATGAACGGCTTCCCCCTCGTGATCGCCCACCGGGGCGCGTCCGGACTGGCTCCGGAGAATACGGCCTTGGCCGTGGCCCGCGCGATCGCCCTGGGCGCCGACATGGTCGAGGTGGACGTGCGGCTCACCCGCGACGGCCATCCGGTGATCCTGCACGACCCGGTGATCGGCCGGACGGTCCGCTGGCCGACCGGCTCTGCCGGCGCACGCCCGGTCCGGCGCCGCATCGCAAACCTGACGCTGGCCCACATCAGAAGGATGGACGCCGGTTCGTGGTGGAGCCACGCCTGCGCCGGCCTTCCGGTTCCCACCCTCGACGACGTGTTGGACCAGTGCGCCGGCCGGATTGCGGTGAACCTGGACGTGAAGGGCGGCCGGGACATGCGCGCGGCGGCACGGCGCCGACTGGTCGCGCACCTGGAGCGGGCGCTGCTGGCCCGTCACGCCAAGGACTGGGTGCTCATCTCCTCCGAAGACCTGCGCTTGCTGAGCCTCGTCCGCACCGCGATGCCGGCCGCCTGGCTGGGGGTCCTGGTCGGTCCGGCCTCCCGCCTGCCGCAGGCCGTTCGCGCGGCTCGCCGGCTCAAGGCCTGGTCCCTGCACCTGCCCCTGGCCCTCATCAATCCGGAGCTGGTCCGGTCCGTCCATGCAGAAGGACTCAGGCTGCTCGTCTACACCGTCAACCGAACCCCGTCCCTCAGACGGCTGATCCGGCTCGGCGCGGACGGCGTCTTCACCGACTGGCCGGACCGGCTCCTGGCCGCCCGCGGGGTTCCTTTGGCCAAGCCGATCAGCAAGCCTGCACGCGACAGGCAGTAG
- a CDS encoding ATP-binding protein: MASERREASPSPQQGPRVQRPYGWLQGLIIVMTLVALSIGAVALYYVERRLVATTGENLSLAAAEVADKLDRLLVERHGDVLMMARAFGRHRDGDYLTAYLSWMRTAYPVYLWMGVTDPAGRIVAATDPATVGQDQSRSPWFLAARAGGKVHVGDVEPYEAAGGVESVAFTAPIVGPRGEFLGTVTTRVGVPALEAVVTGTIRAFQARESFPVTLEYQFLTWKGDAFVDSDIAHKGNVNLKKMGLPSALLSESGVPGYTEEEHLRRHVQVVTGYAMTRGYGPFQGLKWTVLVRMDRLDILTPIYEVLWKLALAGAVVWLPMFGLLLWSTGRVRREWAQARQESGRARAAEANLREQNERFELVTQATHDWIWDWNVATNEVWWNDSLEVLFGYQSREIRPSLEFWYEGVHPGEREKVLAGRLAALQAGERFWVGEYRFRRADGTYAEVIDRAHALYDGRGRPVRMIGSVRDITERKQAEKRQVAQLAVNQVLVESATLADAAPRLLQAVCDTTGWELGAVWRVDRIAGVLRCETIWHVPAVSVEEFVTLSRSRTFTPGVGLPGRVWESGQPAWIPDVVKDPNFPRAPVAAKVGLHAAFGFPVLLGREVLGILEFFSHEIRQPDQDLLGMMADIGVKLGQFIERRQLEEQLRQSQKMEAIGRLAGGIAHDFNNLLTVIIGHSQLLSEQMRDQGGLRDQVEEIKRAGERAGALTKQLLAFSRSQMLTPQVVDLNETVAAMGGMLRRLLGEDITLVSRPDPALRRIKADPTQLEQVVLNLAVNARDAMPRGGRLTVETANVELREPYVHEHVIVPAGSYAVLAVQDTGGGMDRQTRARIFEPFFTTKEKGQGTGLGLATVYGIVKQSGGYILVDSEPGQGATFRVYFPPSAEKAKADQPPRPPSEVPGGSETVLLVEDEDSIRTMLSGVLRSYGYQVLESRSGEEALRIAGAHQGPIQILLTDVIMPGMNGREVAERLVLLRRGMKVLYMSGHTTDVIVQRGVLQADTAFLAKPFTPAALARKLREVLDAP; this comes from the coding sequence ATGGCAAGCGAGCGGCGAGAGGCTTCACCCTCCCCTCAGCAGGGGCCCCGCGTCCAACGGCCCTACGGCTGGCTCCAGGGCCTCATCATCGTCATGACCCTGGTGGCCCTCTCCATCGGGGCCGTGGCGCTGTATTACGTGGAGCGCCGGCTCGTGGCGACGACGGGGGAGAACCTGTCCCTGGCCGCCGCCGAGGTGGCGGACAAGCTGGACCGGCTCCTGGTCGAGCGGCACGGCGATGTCCTGATGATGGCGCGGGCGTTCGGCCGGCATCGTGACGGGGACTACCTGACGGCGTACCTCTCCTGGATGCGCACGGCCTATCCGGTGTACCTGTGGATGGGCGTCACCGATCCGGCCGGCCGGATCGTGGCGGCGACGGACCCGGCCACCGTCGGGCAGGATCAGAGCCGCTCCCCCTGGTTCCTGGCTGCCCGCGCCGGCGGCAAGGTGCACGTGGGCGACGTGGAGCCCTACGAAGCGGCTGGCGGAGTCGAGTCCGTGGCCTTCACGGCTCCGATCGTCGGCCCGCGCGGAGAGTTCCTGGGAACGGTCACGACACGCGTGGGGGTCCCGGCGCTGGAAGCCGTCGTGACCGGAACCATCCGGGCGTTCCAGGCCCGGGAGAGCTTTCCGGTCACGCTCGAGTATCAGTTCCTCACCTGGAAGGGCGACGCGTTCGTGGATTCCGACATCGCGCACAAGGGCAACGTGAATCTCAAAAAGATGGGGTTGCCCTCCGCGCTCCTGAGCGAGTCGGGCGTGCCCGGCTATACGGAAGAAGAGCACCTGCGCCGGCACGTGCAGGTCGTGACGGGGTACGCGATGACGCGGGGTTATGGGCCGTTTCAGGGGCTGAAGTGGACCGTGCTGGTCCGCATGGATCGGCTGGACATCCTGACGCCGATCTACGAAGTGCTCTGGAAGTTGGCCCTGGCCGGCGCCGTGGTTTGGCTGCCCATGTTCGGTCTCTTGCTGTGGAGCACGGGACGGGTTCGGCGGGAATGGGCGCAGGCCCGGCAGGAGAGCGGGAGGGCTCGGGCCGCCGAAGCGAACCTGCGGGAGCAGAACGAACGGTTCGAGCTGGTCACCCAGGCGACCCATGATTGGATCTGGGACTGGAACGTGGCCACCAACGAGGTCTGGTGGAACGACAGCTTGGAAGTCCTCTTCGGCTATCAGAGTCGGGAGATTCGCCCGTCCCTCGAATTCTGGTACGAGGGGGTCCACCCCGGCGAGCGCGAGAAGGTCTTGGCTGGCCGGTTGGCGGCGCTGCAGGCGGGGGAGCGCTTCTGGGTCGGCGAGTACCGGTTCCGCCGCGCCGACGGCACGTACGCCGAGGTCATTGACCGGGCCCACGCCCTGTACGACGGACGGGGCCGGCCCGTGCGCATGATCGGATCGGTCCGGGACATCACCGAGCGCAAGCAGGCGGAGAAGCGCCAGGTGGCGCAACTGGCCGTGAACCAAGTCCTGGTCGAGTCCGCGACGCTGGCCGATGCCGCGCCGAGACTCCTGCAGGCCGTGTGCGACACGACGGGCTGGGAGCTGGGAGCGGTCTGGCGCGTGGACCGGATCGCCGGGGTCCTGCGGTGCGAGACCATCTGGCACGTCCCCGCCGTCAGCGTCGAGGAGTTCGTGACGCTCAGCCGGTCGCGCACCTTCACGCCCGGCGTCGGGCTGCCGGGGCGCGTGTGGGAGAGCGGCCAGCCGGCCTGGATTCCCGACGTCGTCAAGGACCCGAACTTTCCGCGGGCGCCGGTCGCGGCCAAGGTCGGCCTGCACGCCGCCTTCGGGTTTCCGGTCCTGCTCGGACGGGAAGTCCTCGGGATACTGGAATTTTTCAGCCACGAGATTCGCCAGCCAGACCAGGACCTGCTCGGCATGATGGCCGACATCGGGGTCAAGCTCGGCCAGTTCATCGAGCGCCGCCAGCTCGAAGAGCAGCTCCGCCAGTCGCAGAAGATGGAGGCGATCGGACGACTGGCGGGCGGCATCGCCCACGACTTCAACAACCTCCTGACCGTGATCATCGGCCACAGCCAACTGCTGTCGGAGCAGATGCGCGATCAGGGAGGGCTTCGGGACCAGGTCGAAGAGATCAAGAGAGCCGGCGAACGGGCGGGTGCGCTGACCAAGCAGTTGCTGGCCTTCAGCCGAAGCCAGATGCTCACGCCCCAGGTGGTGGACTTGAACGAGACCGTGGCCGCCATGGGGGGCATGCTGCGGCGGCTGCTCGGCGAGGACATCACGCTGGTCTCGAGGCCGGATCCGGCCTTGCGGCGGATCAAGGCCGACCCCACCCAGCTCGAGCAGGTCGTCCTGAACCTGGCGGTCAACGCCAGGGACGCCATGCCGCGGGGAGGCCGGCTGACGGTCGAGACGGCCAACGTCGAGCTGCGCGAGCCCTACGTGCACGAACACGTGATCGTGCCGGCAGGCTCCTACGCCGTGCTGGCGGTGCAGGACACGGGGGGCGGGATGGATCGCCAGACCCGGGCCCGCATCTTCGAGCCGTTCTTCACGACCAAGGAGAAGGGCCAGGGCACCGGGCTGGGGCTCGCGACGGTCTACGGCATCGTCAAACAGAGCGGCGGCTACATCCTGGTGGACAGCGAGCCGGGGCAGGGGGCCACGTTCCGGGTGTACTTCCCGCCGTCGGCGGAAAAGGCGAAGGCGGACCAGCCGCCCCGACCGCCGAGCGAGGTCCCCGGCGGCTCGGAGACCGTCCTGCTGGTGGAGGATGAAGACTCGATCCGGACCATGTTGAGCGGGGTGCTGCGCTCGTACGGGTACCAGGTGTTGGAGAGCCGGAGCGGCGAGGAGGCGCTGCGCATCGCCGGCGCGCATCAGGGGCCGATCCAGATCCTGCTCACCGACGTGATCATGCCGGGCATGAACGGACGGGAGGTGGCGGAGCGGCTCGTGCTGCTGCGACGCGGGATGAAGGTGCTCTACATGTCCGGGCACACGACCGATGTGATCGTCCAGCGGGGCGTGTTGCAGGCGGACACGGCGTTCCTGGCGAAGCCCTTCACCCCGGCGGCGCTCGCGCGCAAGCTCCGGGAAGTGCTGGACGCCCCGTGA
- a CDS encoding DUF167 domain-containing protein, giving the protein MDPRQAVAQDGPDGVVLTVHVQPGASRTEFAGLHGAALKFRVAAPPVEGAANEGLCAYLAEQLGLRRSSVVVQAGQSSRRKRILLKGVTAQRVREVFSLSH; this is encoded by the coding sequence ATGGACCCAAGGCAAGCCGTCGCGCAGGACGGGCCGGACGGCGTCGTCCTGACCGTGCACGTCCAGCCCGGCGCCTCGCGCACCGAGTTTGCGGGGCTGCACGGAGCGGCGCTGAAGTTCCGGGTGGCCGCGCCCCCGGTCGAGGGAGCGGCCAACGAGGGACTCTGCGCCTACCTGGCCGAGCAGCTCGGCCTCAGAAGATCCTCCGTGGTCGTGCAGGCCGGCCAGTCGTCGCGCCGGAAGCGGATCCTGCTCAAAGGCGTGACCGCGCAGCGGGTCCGCGAGGTCTTCTCTCTTTCGCACTAG